One window from the genome of Aptenodytes patagonicus chromosome 4, bAptPat1.pri.cur, whole genome shotgun sequence encodes:
- the GIMD1 gene encoding GTPase IMAP family member GIMD1 produces the protein MVDSNEMTINLVVLGRTQTGKSAAGNSLLGSSDFESHHSPSSVTTCCSLGRSCRISGIIRRNSCELALRIRVLDTPSYPHSALSKEQVRDTVSSALAHHFGEEGLHLALLVLRADLPLCPDESDHAIQFLQELLGPTWKDFTAVLLTHADKAEEAGFSEEAYLHSASSTLLSLLSSVQHKYIFLDNQKSIIKEERAIVLRKLLNFIRQNNYRVLLLKPSKE, from the exons ATGGTAGACAGCAATGAGATGACCATCAACCTTGTTGTCCTTGGAAGAACTCAGACTGGCAAAAGCGCTGCTGGGAACAGCCTGCTGGGCAGCTCAGACTTTGAGAGTCATCATTCCCCAAGCTCTGTGACTACATGCTGCAGCCTTGGACGCAGCTGTCGCATTTCGGGGATTATACGAAGAAACAGCTGTGAGCTAGCTCTCCGTATTCGAGTACTTGACACTCCAAGCTATCCTCACAGTGCTCTGAGCAAAGAGCAGGTGAGAGACACAGTGAGTTCAGCCCTGGCTCACCACTTCGGGGAGGAAGGCCTGCATCTAGCTCTCTTGGTCCTGAGGGCTGACTTGCCTCTGTGTCCGGATGAAAGCGATCATGCAATTCAGTTCCTCCAg GAACTTCTGGGCCCCACATGGAAGGATTTCACTGCAGTTCTACTTACTCATGCAGACAAGGCAGAAGAGGCTGGATTCAGTGAGGAAGCATACTTGCACAGTGCCTCAAGTACCCTGTTGTCACTTTTAAGCTCGGTACagcataaatacattttcctaGACAACCAGAAGAGCATAATTAAAGAGGAAAGAGCTATTGTCTTAAGGAAGCTCTTGAATTTTATAAGACAAAATAATTATCGAGTGCTTCTACTTAAACCCAGCAAGGAATAA